The following coding sequences are from one bacterium window:
- a CDS encoding NAD(P)-dependent oxidoreductase, translating into MRVYLTQPIAEGALARLREAAEVTMNDDPLHMVTREELVAGLRRSDVLFCLLHDRVDGSVLEAVPELRLIASMAIHPANVDVPAATARGIPVTVIPPLVTEATADVAFALLLAVVRRVVEADGLLRSGVFPGSQSSYLVGGTVHGKVLGIVGLGGIGAAMARRARGFGMPVLYTKRHRLSAAVERDLGVTFVPLDRLLEDADVVSIHAPQTPETHHLIGERELRRMKPTAYLINTSRGPLVDEAALLRALAEGWIAGAGLDVYEHEPRVSAGLVGLKNVVLTPHIGSAERETRETIAGVVVDNILAFARGDRPPNVCNPEVYAR; encoded by the coding sequence GTGCGCGTCTACCTCACCCAGCCGATCGCCGAAGGCGCCCTGGCCCGACTTCGAGAGGCCGCCGAGGTGACGATGAATGACGACCCCCTGCACATGGTAACGAGGGAGGAGCTGGTCGCAGGCCTCCGCCGGTCGGACGTGCTGTTCTGCCTCCTCCACGATCGGGTGGATGGCAGCGTGCTGGAGGCCGTCCCCGAGCTGCGTCTCATCGCGTCGATGGCCATCCACCCGGCCAATGTGGACGTGCCGGCGGCGACTGCCAGGGGGATCCCGGTCACCGTGATTCCTCCGCTGGTCACGGAGGCGACCGCCGACGTGGCGTTCGCGCTGCTGCTGGCTGTGGTCCGGCGCGTGGTGGAGGCGGACGGGTTGCTTCGCTCCGGGGTCTTTCCCGGCTCCCAGTCGTCGTACCTCGTCGGCGGCACCGTGCACGGCAAGGTCCTCGGGATCGTCGGGCTCGGCGGGATCGGGGCGGCGATGGCGCGGCGCGCGCGCGGGTTCGGGATGCCCGTGCTGTATACGAAGCGGCACCGGCTCTCGGCGGCGGTGGAGCGAGATCTCGGGGTGACGTTCGTGCCGCTCGACCGCCTGCTCGAGGACGCGGATGTGGTCTCCATCCACGCTCCCCAGACTCCCGAGACCCATCACCTGATCGGTGAGCGGGAGCTCAGGCGGATGAAGCCCACCGCGTATCTCATCAACACGTCGCGCGGCCCGCTGGTCGATGAGGCGGCGCTCCTCCGCGCCCTGGCGGAGGGATGGATCGCCGGCGCGGGGCTGGACGTCTATGAGCATGAGCCGCGCGTGTCAGCGGGCCTGGTCGGGCTCAAGAACGTGGTCCTCACGCCCCACATCGGGAGCGCGGAACGGGAGACTCGCGAGACGATCGCCGGCGTCGTCGTGGACAACATCCTGGCGTTTGCCCGCGGGGATCGACCGCCCAACGTGTGCAATCCGGAGGTGTACGCTCGGTGA
- a CDS encoding ABC transporter ATP-binding protein — protein sequence MVMLRVDDIHTYYGDSHVLQGVSLEVRPGTVAALLGRNGMGKTTLIRSIIGFARPRRGQVLFGDREITRLPSHEIARLGIGLVPQGRRIFSSLTVLEHLSVAARRDGAQDAPAWTPERVLELYPRLRERQGHRGSMLSGGEQQMLAIARALTTNPRLLLMDEPSEGLAPLLVRELGASIGRLRAG from the coding sequence ATGGTCATGCTGCGTGTCGACGATATCCATACCTACTACGGCGATTCCCACGTTCTGCAGGGCGTCAGCCTCGAGGTGCGCCCGGGGACGGTGGCGGCGCTGCTTGGGCGCAACGGCATGGGCAAGACCACCCTCATCCGGTCGATCATCGGCTTCGCCCGGCCCCGCCGCGGGCAGGTGCTCTTTGGAGATCGGGAGATTACGCGCCTGCCGAGCCACGAGATCGCCCGGCTCGGCATTGGGCTCGTGCCGCAGGGCCGGCGGATCTTTTCCTCGCTCACGGTGCTGGAGCATCTGAGCGTTGCCGCGCGCCGCGACGGCGCACAGGACGCTCCGGCCTGGACGCCGGAGCGTGTCCTCGAGCTATACCCCCGGCTGCGGGAGCGGCAGGGCCACCGAGGGAGCATGCTCTCCGGCGGCGAGCAACAGATGCTGGCGATCGCCCGCGCGCTCACGACCAACCCCCGGCTGCTCCTGATGGATGAGCCCTCGGAGGGGCTGGCCCCGCTGCTGGTGCGGGAGCTGGGGGCGTCGATCGGGCGCCTGCGGGCCGG
- a CDS encoding branched-chain amino acid ABC transporter permease — protein MGASFYLQQGLNGLSFGSLLFLLASGLTIIFGLMRVANITHGSYYLLGAYVGLSVMHWTHSFPLAIAAGGAAVALIGVMMQRWFLARFHQQALPQVLLTMGFAFVFSDQALVLWGGDPQSIPVPSILSGTLVLGSIYFPVYRLFVIAVGLLVYAGLWALQERTRVGAMVRAAVDDAEMARGLGINVWKVMTGVFAVGAFLAAAGGVMGGAFLSIYPGADFDVLPLAFVVVIIGGLGSLKGALVGSLLVGLLDNFGKALFPELSYFTLFTPMALILAVRPTGLFGKG, from the coding sequence ATGGGGGCGTCATTTTATCTGCAGCAGGGACTGAACGGTCTCTCGTTCGGCTCGCTGTTGTTTCTTCTGGCGAGCGGGCTGACCATCATCTTCGGCCTCATGCGGGTCGCCAACATCACACACGGCTCGTATTATCTGCTCGGCGCCTACGTTGGGCTCTCGGTCATGCATTGGACCCACAGCTTCCCCCTGGCGATCGCCGCCGGGGGGGCCGCCGTCGCGCTGATCGGAGTCATGATGCAGCGGTGGTTTCTGGCGCGCTTCCACCAGCAGGCGCTGCCGCAGGTGCTTCTGACGATGGGCTTCGCGTTCGTGTTCTCGGATCAGGCCCTCGTGTTGTGGGGGGGAGATCCACAGAGCATTCCGGTGCCGTCCATCCTCTCGGGCACACTTGTCCTGGGATCGATCTACTTCCCCGTGTACCGCCTCTTCGTGATCGCCGTGGGGCTGCTCGTGTACGCCGGCCTGTGGGCACTTCAAGAGAGGACCCGGGTCGGGGCCATGGTGCGTGCGGCGGTGGACGACGCGGAGATGGCCCGGGGGTTGGGCATCAACGTGTGGAAGGTGATGACCGGTGTCTTCGCGGTCGGTGCCTTCCTGGCCGCCGCGGGCGGGGTCATGGGCGGCGCGTTCCTGTCCATCTATCCCGGCGCCGACTTCGACGTCCTGCCGTTGGCCTTCGTCGTCGTGATCATCGGCGGTCTGGGCAGCCTCAAGGGCGCGCTGGTTGGCAGCCTCCTGGTCGGGCTGCTCGACAACTTCGGGAAGGCGCTCTTCCCCGAGTTGTCCTACTTCACGTTGTTCACCCCGATGGCGCTGATTCTGGCGGTCCGCCCCACGGGCCTGTTCGGGAAGGGCTAG
- a CDS encoding ABC transporter ATP-binding protein, which yields MTAQVVLELDGICRQFAGLAALKDVSLSIPAGTRRAIIGPNGAGKTTLFNVITGEIGPTSGRLRLFGQDVTRLPAHARAAMGLGRTFQITNLFGSLTVEDNVLLAAQALSPSKYAMVRPLSRDIASKERARALLEPAGLWAKRDVEVRALSYGEQRHLEVLLALAGHPRLLLLDEPAAGLSPGERREMARFIKGLDSQLTILLIEHDMDVAFEIVETITVLHFGCVVAQGSKDEVRANPSVQEIYLGAQQGPAGHGMGGGP from the coding sequence GTGACAGCCCAGGTGGTCCTCGAGTTAGACGGGATCTGCCGGCAGTTCGCCGGACTCGCCGCGCTCAAAGATGTGTCGTTGTCGATCCCGGCCGGGACGAGGCGGGCGATCATCGGGCCCAACGGCGCCGGCAAGACGACCCTGTTCAACGTCATCACCGGAGAGATTGGGCCGACCTCGGGCCGCCTCCGGCTGTTCGGCCAGGACGTGACACGCCTGCCCGCACACGCGCGGGCGGCGATGGGACTGGGCCGGACGTTTCAGATCACCAACCTCTTCGGGTCCCTCACCGTCGAGGACAACGTGCTCCTCGCGGCGCAGGCCCTCTCGCCATCCAAGTACGCGATGGTCCGTCCGCTGAGCCGCGATATCGCGAGCAAGGAGCGCGCACGGGCCCTGCTGGAGCCCGCGGGGTTGTGGGCCAAGCGGGACGTGGAGGTCCGGGCGCTCTCCTACGGGGAGCAGCGACATCTCGAAGTGCTGCTTGCACTGGCCGGGCATCCGCGCCTCTTGCTCCTTGACGAGCCCGCCGCCGGGCTGTCGCCGGGAGAGCGCCGGGAGATGGCGCGTTTTATCAAAGGGCTGGATTCTCAGCTCACGATTCTGCTGATCGAGCACGACATGGACGTGGCGTTCGAAATTGTCGAGACGATCACGGTGCTGCACTTCGGGTGCGTGGTGGCGCAGGGCTCCAAGGACGAGGTGCGGGCGAACCCGTCGGTGCAGGAGATCTATCTCGGGGCCCAGCAGGGGCCCGCCGGACACGGCATGGGTGGTGGCCCGTAG
- a CDS encoding Xaa-Pro peptidase family protein: MAQVRGTGKGTAREAGNGRREHPFLAGRHEYQPRRVFSTSGTDWQGRVDFDRLRMERLARAREMMEKHDLGGLILFVGENVRYVTGVYQGNWKNNIFIRYAVLPRGGEPVLFETVGSDMVNAEIDAPWLKQDVRPAITWKWSEGAEPEMAARMARSVAEVLREAKVDKEKIGIDVMDMVAYQALTKEGLNIVNGWPAMSQARVVKTIDELECHKIAAAHGDAAMWMAKHEWAKPGVREAEVCAKVNEFLYRSGFDFVYDIIVASGGNTSPYRRWHTDKIIRQGDLMIIDINAVGPGGYFIDFVRCWKVAQKPTQKEKDLYKECYDSLYAAIAAVRPGATTGDVAKHFPEYDDDKYGSVSLQQFAHSIGLSLYEGMWISRAYSLKYPAELKQNMYFAIETFAGHPGLAQTVRLEENVVVTDRGYEIFTLCEHAEDMMK; this comes from the coding sequence ATGGCACAGGTTCGAGGAACGGGCAAAGGCACGGCGCGCGAGGCCGGGAACGGCCGTAGAGAGCATCCATTTCTTGCCGGCCGCCACGAGTACCAGCCCCGGCGGGTCTTCAGCACGTCCGGCACCGACTGGCAGGGCCGGGTCGACTTCGACCGGCTGCGGATGGAACGGCTGGCGCGCGCCCGAGAGATGATGGAGAAGCACGATCTGGGCGGACTCATCCTCTTCGTGGGGGAGAACGTCCGGTACGTCACGGGCGTCTATCAGGGGAACTGGAAGAACAACATCTTCATCCGCTACGCGGTCCTCCCTCGCGGGGGAGAACCGGTGCTCTTCGAAACGGTGGGCAGCGACATGGTGAACGCGGAAATTGATGCCCCCTGGCTGAAGCAGGACGTCCGCCCTGCCATCACGTGGAAGTGGTCCGAGGGCGCGGAGCCCGAGATGGCCGCCCGGATGGCCCGGTCGGTCGCGGAGGTGCTGCGCGAAGCGAAGGTCGACAAGGAGAAGATCGGGATCGACGTGATGGACATGGTCGCCTATCAGGCGCTGACGAAGGAAGGCTTGAACATCGTCAACGGCTGGCCGGCGATGTCCCAGGCCCGCGTCGTCAAGACGATCGACGAGTTGGAGTGTCACAAGATCGCCGCGGCCCACGGGGATGCCGCGATGTGGATGGCCAAGCACGAATGGGCGAAGCCGGGGGTGCGCGAGGCGGAGGTGTGCGCCAAGGTCAACGAGTTCCTGTACCGCAGCGGGTTCGACTTCGTCTACGACATCATCGTCGCCTCGGGCGGGAACACCAGCCCGTACCGCCGGTGGCACACCGACAAGATCATCCGGCAGGGCGACCTGATGATCATCGATATCAACGCCGTCGGACCGGGCGGGTACTTTATCGACTTCGTGCGCTGCTGGAAAGTGGCCCAGAAGCCGACGCAAAAGGAGAAGGACCTCTATAAGGAATGCTACGATTCGCTCTACGCCGCGATCGCGGCGGTCCGTCCGGGCGCCACGACCGGCGATGTCGCCAAGCACTTCCCCGAGTACGACGACGACAAATACGGCAGCGTCTCGCTCCAGCAGTTTGCGCACAGCATCGGGCTCAGCCTGTACGAGGGGATGTGGATCTCCCGCGCGTATTCCCTCAAGTATCCGGCCGAGCTCAAGCAGAACATGTACTTTGCGATCGAGACGTTTGCCGGCCATCCCGGGTTAGCGCAGACCGTCCGGCTCGAAGAAAACGTGGTCGTCACCGACCGCGGATACGAGATCTTCACGCTCTGTGAGCACGCAGAGGACATGATGAAGTGA
- a CDS encoding ABC transporter substrate-binding protein produces MAQRITRRTLLKGGAALAAVAGTGALDRLSPVVYAQGDRPPIRIGFLPALTGTAAPSGRDMLDGLTLYLDQHNSTIGGRPVQLIVEDTGGNPTNTLTKTRKLVEGDRVHLVIGPLLANEGYAIRDYVIERKVPTILSVVSADDLTQRKGSPYLIRTSWSSSLPSHPFGEYAYATLKYRKIAMLGNDYAFPYEVNGGFQRMFEAQGGQIVQKLWAPLGTPDFSPYVTQFRRDVDAIYATTAGADAIRFAHAYRQYGLKDRIPLIGGGTLMDESLLRGMVPEDAVGVVTALHWSAALRTPEARKFVAAYVAKYQKDPSYYAEACYTAGRWIDVATTHIGGKVEERDAFLLALRSLQLPDAPRGPIRLDAYQNPIENVYVRKVERAGSLTGPASQTFAAQSGGLVNSVVFTFHNVSQFWTFKPDEYLKQPVYDRNYPPCKFCG; encoded by the coding sequence ATGGCACAGCGCATCACGCGTCGAACGTTGCTGAAAGGTGGTGCGGCCCTTGCCGCCGTGGCGGGGACCGGAGCGCTGGACCGCTTGAGCCCGGTCGTCTACGCGCAGGGGGACCGGCCCCCGATCCGGATTGGGTTCCTCCCGGCGCTCACAGGGACGGCGGCCCCGAGCGGCCGGGACATGCTCGACGGCCTGACCCTCTACCTAGACCAGCACAACTCCACGATCGGCGGCCGCCCTGTGCAACTGATCGTCGAAGATACGGGCGGCAACCCTACGAATACGCTTACGAAGACGCGGAAGCTGGTCGAAGGCGACCGCGTGCATCTCGTGATTGGCCCGCTGCTCGCCAACGAAGGGTACGCGATCCGGGACTACGTGATAGAGCGCAAGGTCCCGACCATCTTGTCCGTTGTCTCCGCCGACGACCTGACCCAACGGAAGGGCAGCCCGTACCTGATCCGGACCAGTTGGTCGAGCAGTCTCCCCTCCCATCCGTTTGGAGAGTACGCGTACGCGACCCTCAAATACCGGAAAATCGCCATGCTCGGGAACGACTACGCGTTTCCCTATGAGGTCAATGGGGGCTTCCAGCGAATGTTCGAGGCGCAAGGCGGGCAAATCGTGCAGAAACTCTGGGCGCCGCTCGGCACGCCGGATTTCAGTCCCTACGTCACGCAGTTCCGCCGCGACGTGGACGCGATCTACGCGACGACCGCGGGCGCCGACGCGATCCGCTTCGCCCATGCCTACCGCCAGTACGGGCTCAAGGACCGGATTCCGCTGATCGGCGGGGGGACCTTGATGGACGAGAGTCTGCTTCGAGGAATGGTGCCGGAGGATGCGGTGGGGGTCGTCACCGCGCTGCACTGGAGCGCGGCCCTGCGCACCCCCGAGGCGAGAAAGTTCGTCGCCGCTTACGTCGCGAAATATCAGAAGGATCCCTCGTACTATGCGGAGGCCTGCTACACCGCCGGCCGCTGGATCGATGTCGCGACCACCCACATCGGGGGAAAGGTCGAGGAACGTGACGCTTTCCTGCTGGCGCTCCGGTCCCTTCAACTCCCGGATGCCCCGCGGGGGCCGATCCGGCTCGATGCGTACCAGAACCCCATCGAGAACGTCTACGTGCGCAAGGTGGAGCGAGCAGGAAGTCTGACCGGCCCCGCATCCCAGACCTTCGCGGCCCAGAGCGGGGGGCTTGTCAACTCTGTGGTTTTCACGTTCCACAACGTGTCGCAGTTCTGGACATTCAAACCCGACGAGTATCTGAAGCAGCCCGTGTATGACCGGAATTATCCGCCCTGCAAGTTCTGCGGGTAG
- a CDS encoding GntR family transcriptional regulator, translating into MVLRQLRLPHRDVSASTPETGGLTQRKIPHADLDVLVPDVLRGRQTIQEIVAEALRDAIVTGRLKGGARLHQDGIASKLGVSRMPVREALRQLESEGLVVFTPHRRVSVAALSPQELREIYEIRSALEILALDLGVSRLSMRDFARLGVLLDQMDRVTDPGRWLDLNRAFHGTLYRASGRIRLCALIDSLRGNVERYLRIYVAAVERRAQAQAEHRRILRFCRRGQAAEAKKALRLHLSGTVDQLEAFLRDRAVVP; encoded by the coding sequence GTGGTGCTCCGACAGCTCCGGCTCCCCCACCGAGACGTCTCCGCCTCGACTCCGGAGACGGGCGGCCTCACGCAGCGAAAAATCCCGCATGCGGACCTCGACGTCCTCGTCCCGGACGTCCTGCGGGGGCGCCAGACGATTCAGGAGATCGTCGCGGAGGCGTTGCGGGACGCCATCGTGACGGGCCGCCTGAAGGGCGGCGCGCGGCTCCACCAGGACGGGATCGCGTCGAAGCTCGGCGTCAGCCGGATGCCGGTTCGGGAAGCGCTGCGGCAGCTCGAGTCGGAGGGGTTGGTCGTGTTCACGCCGCACCGCCGGGTCTCGGTCGCGGCGCTGTCTCCCCAGGAACTGCGCGAGATCTACGAAATCCGCAGCGCGCTTGAGATCCTGGCCCTCGATCTTGGTGTTTCGCGGCTCTCGATGAGAGATTTTGCCCGGCTCGGGGTGCTGCTCGATCAAATGGACCGGGTGACCGATCCCGGCCGGTGGCTTGACCTCAACCGGGCATTTCACGGCACGCTCTATCGCGCGTCCGGGCGCATCCGCCTCTGCGCCCTCATCGACTCCCTCCGTGGCAACGTCGAGCGGTACCTCCGGATTTACGTAGCGGCCGTGGAGCGTCGCGCACAGGCGCAGGCCGAGCACCGGCGCATTCTGAGGTTCTGCCGCCGCGGGCAGGCCGCGGAGGCCAAGAAGGCGCTTCGCCTGCATCTCAGCGGGACGGTCGACCAGCTCGAAGCGTTTCTTCGCGACCGCGCGGTCGTGCCCTAG
- a CDS encoding branched-chain amino acid ABC transporter permease has product MSWTVAHSRPAAAAAVIVVGLAMLPSVAPTYYLHLLTLTFCYGIMAMSLDLLVGYTGLSSFGHAAYFGVAGYTAGVLATRFGWGFWAAAGTGIAAAALTAAVFGLLAIRAIGPYFLIITLALGQVIWGLAYRWVSMTGGDNGLRGIPRPLLGFGLNLGRIQEFYYFALAVTLVATGLMYLLVRSPFGLSLRGIRESESRMRVLGYDTFLHKYLVFVIAGLFSGLAGTLYVYYNSFVSPGDVNLVASANALLMVILGGAGTLFGSLVGSALLVFLQNLLSGITQRWLTVLGVILVLSVMYAPLGIVGAARAILARATSRPRTQDGAAPAPAPAEDGEMVGPKS; this is encoded by the coding sequence ATGTCGTGGACGGTTGCCCACAGCCGGCCCGCCGCGGCGGCCGCGGTCATTGTCGTGGGACTCGCGATGCTCCCATCCGTCGCCCCGACCTATTACCTGCACCTACTGACCCTGACGTTCTGCTATGGGATCATGGCGATGAGCCTCGACCTCCTTGTGGGCTACACCGGGCTCTCGTCGTTCGGCCACGCCGCCTATTTCGGCGTTGCCGGCTACACCGCCGGCGTCCTGGCCACCCGGTTCGGGTGGGGGTTCTGGGCGGCGGCGGGAACCGGGATCGCGGCGGCGGCCCTCACCGCCGCCGTCTTCGGGCTGCTCGCGATCCGGGCCATCGGCCCGTACTTTCTGATCATCACGCTGGCTCTGGGGCAGGTCATCTGGGGGCTCGCGTACCGGTGGGTGTCGATGACCGGGGGCGACAACGGCCTCCGCGGGATCCCGCGGCCGCTCCTGGGGTTTGGGCTCAACCTCGGGCGGATCCAGGAATTCTATTACTTCGCCCTCGCCGTGACGCTCGTCGCCACCGGGCTCATGTATCTACTCGTCAGGTCCCCGTTCGGCCTGAGCCTGCGCGGCATCCGAGAAAGCGAGTCGCGCATGCGGGTCCTCGGGTACGACACATTTCTCCATAAGTACCTGGTCTTTGTGATCGCCGGGTTATTCTCCGGTCTTGCCGGGACCCTGTACGTCTATTACAACAGCTTTGTCTCACCCGGCGATGTCAACCTCGTGGCCTCCGCCAATGCGCTGCTGATGGTGATCCTGGGCGGGGCGGGCACGTTGTTCGGATCGCTCGTGGGTTCAGCCCTGCTGGTCTTTCTCCAAAACCTCCTCAGCGGCATCACGCAGCGCTGGCTTACGGTCCTCGGCGTCATCCTCGTGCTGTCGGTGATGTATGCTCCGCTCGGAATCGTCGGCGCGGCGCGGGCGATCCTGGCACGCGCGACGTCAAGACCTCGCACCCAAGACGGCGCGGCGCCGGCCCCGGCGCCGGCCGAGGACGGCGAGATGGTCGGTCCCAAATCGTGA
- a CDS encoding Xaa-Pro peptidase family protein has protein sequence MSTGRRDEGWARGPAGVDYEARVDMGALRAGRLARAHQAMAASGLDAVLVWKEENVRYLTSLRPQVIAGKTGVLNGALLPRQGPPILFVSGGDRDRAEATMPWIAEFHPIPILEEAGLVRHFASEIVPGVLARHDLAHGTIGTDLTSKMLADALPEFCAGVRWVDGDAAMQAARRIKTAEELALIEEATAIAEAVTATALAHARPGARECEVAGEALRTLFRLGGEYPHVTTPFVASGERMAPPTRLATDKLIREGDLVFVDIGAMANGYFGDIGRTVVCGVPSSEQRRIYRAVYEALCDGIAAMRPGATNIEVARAIHARAEAHGLASHFLSLFIGHGIGCGSNEPPYIGESFPGAAAVTLEAGMVFALEPLIWLPGVPGGGGVRLEDMVVVTDSGARRISRSPYSEALLA, from the coding sequence GTGAGCACGGGAAGGCGAGACGAGGGATGGGCGCGCGGCCCCGCCGGCGTGGATTACGAGGCGCGGGTCGACATGGGGGCGCTCCGCGCGGGGCGGCTGGCGCGCGCCCACCAGGCCATGGCCGCCTCCGGGCTCGACGCCGTCTTGGTCTGGAAGGAAGAGAACGTCCGCTACCTCACCAGCCTCCGCCCGCAAGTGATCGCGGGCAAGACCGGCGTGTTGAACGGAGCGTTGCTGCCACGGCAGGGACCCCCGATCTTGTTCGTCTCCGGGGGCGATCGGGACCGGGCCGAGGCGACGATGCCGTGGATCGCGGAGTTCCATCCCATCCCCATTTTGGAGGAGGCCGGTCTGGTACGCCACTTCGCGTCTGAGATCGTGCCGGGGGTGCTGGCCCGCCACGATCTGGCCCACGGGACGATCGGCACCGACCTGACGAGCAAGATGCTCGCCGATGCGCTGCCCGAGTTCTGCGCCGGCGTTCGATGGGTCGACGGCGATGCGGCGATGCAGGCCGCGCGGCGCATCAAGACCGCTGAAGAGCTCGCCCTGATCGAGGAGGCGACGGCGATCGCCGAGGCGGTGACGGCCACGGCGCTGGCACACGCCCGGCCGGGAGCGCGGGAGTGCGAGGTGGCGGGGGAGGCGCTGCGGACGCTCTTCCGCCTCGGCGGCGAGTATCCGCATGTGACCACACCGTTCGTCGCCAGCGGCGAACGGATGGCGCCACCCACTCGACTGGCGACGGACAAGCTGATCCGGGAGGGGGATCTCGTGTTCGTCGATATCGGCGCGATGGCCAACGGGTATTTTGGGGACATCGGCCGGACGGTGGTGTGCGGCGTTCCCTCCTCGGAGCAGCGGCGGATCTATCGCGCGGTATACGAGGCGCTCTGTGACGGGATCGCGGCGATGCGCCCGGGCGCGACGAACATCGAGGTGGCGCGTGCGATCCACGCCCGCGCGGAGGCGCACGGGCTGGCGAGCCACTTTCTCAGCCTGTTCATCGGCCACGGAATCGGCTGCGGATCCAACGAGCCTCCGTACATCGGCGAATCCTTCCCGGGGGCGGCCGCCGTGACGCTTGAGGCGGGGATGGTGTTTGCGCTCGAGCCGCTGATCTGGCTCCCCGGGGTGCCCGGCGGCGGAGGGGTGCGATTAGAGGATATGGTGGTGGTGACCGACAGCGGCGCGAGGCGGATCTCCCGAAGTCCGTACTCCGAGGCGCTGCTGGCCTGA
- a CDS encoding amidohydrolase family protein: MTPIVDVHSHVFPDRFLRALRREGPAHGVRVEAHEGEWRLWNSPHQAARIGPVFYDVAARLEAMERWGITLQALSLSPPMLYWAPPALGRDLARIFNEEVEAICRAHPSRFVALATLPLQDVGEAVAELERAVRAGCRGIYIGTNVKGRYLDAPEFAPVFASAERLELPVFTHPLNNAGEDRMDGWHLGNSVGNPGETALAAARLILAGVLDRYPALQLVLAHGAGSFPFIAARLDHTFTVRAEVRGVIPQPPSAYLRRVYADTITHGDRQLAFLIEAAGADRVLLGTDLPYDMADPEPLARLGRLGLTAATVQAIQSQNAARLLGLNA; this comes from the coding sequence GTGACGCCGATCGTAGACGTCCACAGCCATGTCTTCCCCGACCGTTTTCTGCGCGCGCTCAGGCGGGAGGGACCGGCCCACGGGGTGCGCGTGGAGGCACATGAGGGGGAGTGGCGCCTGTGGAACAGCCCGCACCAGGCCGCCCGGATCGGCCCGGTGTTCTACGACGTCGCCGCCCGGCTCGAGGCGATGGAGCGCTGGGGCATCACCCTGCAGGCGCTCTCCTTGTCGCCGCCGATGCTGTACTGGGCGCCGCCCGCGCTTGGCCGGGACCTGGCGCGGATCTTCAACGAGGAAGTGGAGGCGATCTGCCGCGCCCATCCCAGCCGGTTTGTCGCGCTCGCCACGCTCCCGCTCCAGGACGTGGGCGAGGCGGTGGCGGAATTGGAACGGGCCGTCCGCGCCGGGTGCCGTGGGATCTACATCGGCACGAACGTCAAGGGCCGCTACCTCGACGCGCCCGAATTCGCGCCCGTGTTCGCATCCGCGGAGCGCCTCGAGCTGCCGGTCTTTACCCATCCGCTCAACAACGCGGGCGAGGATCGGATGGACGGGTGGCATCTGGGGAACTCCGTCGGCAATCCGGGGGAGACGGCGCTGGCGGCGGCGCGCCTCATCCTGGCAGGCGTCCTCGACCGGTACCCCGCCCTGCAGCTGGTGCTGGCCCACGGCGCCGGGAGCTTTCCATTTATTGCCGCGCGGCTGGATCACACCTTCACCGTGCGTGCTGAAGTCAGGGGCGTGATCCCGCAGCCGCCGTCGGCGTATCTCCGGCGGGTCTATGCGGACACGATCACGCACGGCGACCGCCAGCTGGCGTTTCTCATCGAGGCGGCCGGCGCCGACCGGGTGCTTCTCGGCACGGACCTGCCGTACGACATGGCCGATCCCGAGCCGCTGGCACGGCTCGGACGGCTAGGATTGACGGCCGCTACGGTACAGGCGATCCAGTCTCAGAACGCCGCCCGGCTGCTCGGGCTCAACGCATAG